In the Malaya genurostris strain Urasoe2022 chromosome 1, Malgen_1.1, whole genome shotgun sequence genome, one interval contains:
- the LOC131426654 gene encoding lipoamide acyltransferase component of branched-chain alpha-keto acid dehydrogenase complex, mitochondrial, whose translation MAGLIQRHGAIVVRRFLTIKKSITQNPLTAGRFHTGSQLNKLVSFNLSDIGEGIREVTVKEWFVAVGDTVEQFDNLCEVQSDKASVTITSRYEGKIVKLHRQVDQIALVGSPLLDFDVEDAQDSDESSSSSSGSDEEVQEQAVASVAGGHGVKVALAPCGKVLATPAVRRIAMEHKVDLHRVKPSGRNGRVLKGDVLEYLNIIPEGTVKPHPTLQRTSQTPSAVGADLRQQEIVVPIKGVAKIMVKSMTECLKIPHFAYSDELDVSRLVKIREDLKSEAQTQGIKLTYMPFFLKAASKALKQFPILNSTFDATNECLIYKPYHNISIAMDTPQGLVVPNVKNVESKSILEIASDLNSLQERGAKGSLTPNDFANGTFSLSNIGMVGGTYTHPCILAPQVAIGAIGQTRLLPRFDASGQVIAAHIMAVSWSADHRVIDGVTMASFSNAWKKLLENPHLFLLDAK comes from the exons ATGGCCGGTTTGATCCAGCGACACGGTGCCATTGTAGTGCGGCGATTTCTCACTATTAAGAAAAGTATT ACTCAAAATCCATTAACCGCTGGCCGTTTCCACACGGGCAGCCAGCTGAACAAGCTAGTCTCCTTCAACCTGTCCGACATCGGGGAAGGCATCCGCGAGGTAACCGTCAAGGAGTGGTTCGTCGCCGTTGGTGACACCGTGGAGCAGTTCGACAATCTGTGCGAAGTGCAAAGCGACAAGGCTTCGGTCACCATAACCAGCCGTTACGAAGGAAAGATCGTTAAGTTGCACCGGCAGGTGGACCAAATTGCGCTGGTTGGCAGTCCGTTGCTGGATTTCGATGTTGAAGATGCGCAGGACAGTGATGAAAGCAGCAGTAGCAGTTCCGGTTCCGATGAAGAAGTACAGGAGCAAGCGGTGGCAAGCGTAGCCGGAGGACATGGTGTGAAGGTAGCTCTAGCTCCCTGTGGAAAAGTCCTTGCGACGCCGGCCGTTCGTAGGATAGCTATGGAGCATAAGGTCGACTTACATCGGGTAAAACCTAGCGGTCGTAACGGGCGTGTACTGAAGGGAGACGTTCTCGAGTATCTGAACATCATTCCGGAAGGAACGGTTAAACCTCATCCCACGTTGCAGCGGACATCACAAACTCCTAGCGCAGTGGGAGCAGACTTACGCCAACAGGAAATCGTTGTGCCAATCAAAGGAGTTGCTAAGATCATGGTCAAGTCTATGACTGAATGCCTA AAAATACCTCATTTTGCATACAGCGACGAGCTTGACGTTTCCAGATTGGTCAAAATCCGAGAGGATCTCAAATCCGAAGCTCAAACCCAAGGAATTAAGCTAACCTATATGCCATTCTTCTTGAAAGCAGCCTCCAAGGCACTCAAGCAGTTCCCCATTTTGAACAGCACCTTCGACGCAACGAACGAATGTCTCATCTACAAGCCGTACCACAACATCAGCATCGCAATGGACACTCCCCAAGGACTGGTGGTTCCGAACGTAAAAAATGTGGAAAGCAAATCTATCCTGGAAATCGCATCCGATCTCAACTCCCTGCAGGAACGAGGCGCCAAAGGTTCTCTGACGCCAAATGATTTCGCTAACGGCACCTTCTCTTTGTCCAACATTGGAATG GTCGGTGGAACCTACACCCACCCGTGTATTCTAGCACCGCAGGTTGCAATCGGAGCGATCGGCCAAACCCGTTTGCTGCCTCGATTCGACGCTTCCGGACAGGTAATCGCCGCACACATCATGGCTGTCAGTTGGTCGGCCGATCATCGTGTCATCGATGGCGTTACCATGGCGAGCTTTTCGAACGCGTGgaagaaactgcttgaaaatccgCACCTGTTTTTGTTAGATGCAAAGTAG